From one Sphingomonas xanthus genomic stretch:
- a CDS encoding acyloxyacyl hydrolase — protein MKIAVIVALAVSTLATPAQASEVFGGLYVHGVDTPLTLGGSPEGGIDFQLGLRGDQIIPGTGLEPHLFAAVNSKGDTSYLSAGLSWKFGDKLYVRPGLGLAVHNGSKADFDKPGNGRIEFGSRLLFAPELGIGVRVSPRVTVEASWVHLSHATIFSGQNPGIDNIGARLNLRF, from the coding sequence ATGAAGATAGCGGTAATTGTTGCGTTGGCCGTTTCCACCCTGGCTACCCCGGCGCAAGCGAGCGAAGTGTTTGGCGGCCTTTACGTCCATGGAGTCGACACGCCGCTCACCCTCGGCGGGTCGCCTGAAGGCGGAATCGATTTCCAGCTGGGACTTCGAGGTGATCAGATCATTCCGGGGACCGGGCTTGAACCTCACCTGTTCGCCGCGGTGAACAGCAAGGGCGACACAAGTTACCTGTCCGCCGGTCTGTCCTGGAAGTTCGGCGACAAGCTTTACGTTCGTCCAGGCCTGGGCCTTGCGGTTCACAATGGCTCGAAAGCCGATTTCGACAAGCCCGGCAATGGCAGGATCGAATTTGGCAGCCGCCTGCTGTTCGCCCCCGAACTAGGGATCGGCGTTCGCGTCAGCCCCCGCGTAACTGTAGAAGCCAGCTGGGTCCATCTCAGCCACGCCACGATTTTCAGCGGGCAGAACCCGGGCATCGACAATATCGGCGCCAGGCTGAACCTTCGCTTCTAG